CAAAAACGGACCGTTTTTCAGCTTCGGATCGCAAGGGGAATGGTCGGAAGAAACAAAGTCAATCTCGCCATTGAGCAGTTTACCCCACATTTTCGCCTGGTTCTGCGCATCACGGATCGGCGGCGAACACTTAGCAATCGTTCCCAAACGTTCCACGTCCTCATCCGTAAGGATAAGATAATGACCAATCGTTTCACACTGAACATCAACGCCTCTTTTTCTTGCCTCGGTAACAAGCTCGACGGACCTTGCCAGACTAACATGGGCAATAATCAATTTACAGCCGGTTCCTTCGGCAAAAGCAATCATACGGGAAACACTTTCAATTTCAGTAATAGGAGCATGAGCGGCAAAATAATCCCTTACCCCCGTTCGATTCTGAGCAAGAGCAAGTTCCGTGAATTTTTTAGTAAGCTGCGCATTTTCACAGTGTACCATTAACGGCAGGCCCAATTTAGCCAGTCTTTCCATACCAACGAGTGCCGTATAATCATCGGCTCCTTCAAATTCATCAATACCACTGAAACAAGAGAATGCCTTAAAGCCAATAACGCCGCATTCGGCAAGTTCTTCAAGCTTATCTAAATTTCCAGGCGTAAACCCTCCCCAAAATCCGTAATCTACTAAAGATTCTTTTTGTGCCACAGCAAGCTTGGCCTGAAAATTCTTAGCATCTAGTGTGCAAGGATTGCAATTAAGCGGCATATCAAAGTAAGCTACACCACCACCAGCAGCCAAGGCAGAACTTCCGGTTTTGATGGTCTCCCATTCCGTTCTTCCCGGATCGTTAAAATGCACATGCCCATCTGTCGCGCCGGCAAATACATATTTGCCGGCTGCGTCAACTGTTTCCGCAGCACTGCCCATAATTTCAGGCGCTATTTCTGCAATGATTCCATCATAAACAGCAACATCCAACTTCTTGATCCCATCAGGAAAAACCAAATTCCCATTTCGAATAACTAAGTCGTAACGCTTGCCCAAAATAAACCCTCCTTTGGTTTATTTATTTGTTTTTTTTACAAATTGTCCAAAGCCTTTTTGACCGACCAGCTGGCCATTTTCGGTGACAACTTGCCCTCTGACCAAAGTACATACAGGCAATCCAACGCCCTTTAAACCAACAAATGCCGAAATTTTATTAACATAGTATAACGAATCAGGCGTGATTTCCCATTCCTTTTTCGTATCAAAGATAACCAGATCGGCATCGAAACCAACTTTGATAGCCCCCTTTTTCCCGTATATACCGAACGCCTTGGCCGGACCTTCGCTTAAAGCTCTGGCCAATATTGTCGGGCAATATCCTCTTTTTACCACACCTTCACTAAAAACAGCCTGCATTGTACTCTGTATACTGCTGAGACCACCCCAAGCGCCAAATATTCCATGAGTCTCCTCACTTTTTTCACTCAACTCACAAGGGGAATGATCTGAACCAATACAGCTTAATGTACCGTTTTCAACATATTTCCACAATTCTTCTACCGCAGCAGCTTCCCTAAGAGGTGGCGCACATTTAAACAAACTGCCGTTTTTGAGTACATCCTGATCAGTAAAAGCCAGATAATGACCACAAGTTTCGCCGGTAACATCCACACCATTCATCTGTGCCTCCTGAATGGCCTTGGCAACTCTCGGATGGCTTACATGGCAGATATGCACTTTGGCTTTCAGTGTCCTAGCCAATTCGATAATATTTTCCGTTGCGATCAGTTCGGCTATGACCGGCCGCGAATCAAGGAAATCCTGCCAATTATTCTGTTTTTTGCGCTGCGCCCGTTGTTCTTCCCATTTGATAATGGAATAATCCTCGCAATGGAACCCAGCACGGGCATCACAGGTTTTCAGAATTTCCAGCGCCTCTTTAGCCTGTCCGATTGAAAGCGTCACATAATCCGGAGAAACCGGACCGATAAAGGATTTGAAAGCAACACACCCTTTGGCATTCAATTCCTTTAAAGAAGCAAAATTATAGTCGACGAGTCCGCCCCAAAAACAATAATCTACATAGGCATTCGGAGCAACATGAGCCAATTTTTTATCAAAAATATATCCGTCTGTAAGAGCCGGCTCATTCTGCAAAGGCATGTCTACGACTGTAGTATATCCTCCTACGGCCGCCGCAGCAGTTCCATGAGCATAATCCTCCCGCCAATTATAACCGGGATCATTCAGATGTGCATGGCTGTCGATAGCACCTGGAAACACATAGTTTCCCTTAACATCCATAACTCTTTTGGCCTCGAGAGAAGTACCAGGCGCAACTATTGCTGCTATTTTGCCGTCCTGAACACAAATACTCGCCGCAAAAACCCTGTCTGATGCAACAACCTTTCCATTTTTAACAACCAGATCAAACACTGTAAGACCTCCCCTTATCAATATTTTGAGTCTGTCTTGGACAGAAGGTACGCGTCACGTCTCTTACGGTTATTTATTTGGCAAAAGCCCCTTTGTGGTCATAGAGATTGCGATGGATGACATCGGAAACAAGATAATTGTAAATTTCGTCCACAATCTCGATGCCGTTTCTCTCGCTCTCCTCTTCCCGTAGCAGGCTCCGCTGACCCGGATAATAAACCTTAGTAAATCCAGGTGCCGGCTTAATCTTATTCAGCTCGTCCATCATATTAGTAATATTCTGTAAAAATTGATTCAAATCGGTAAAGTAAGCTGGATTTATGACAATATTCAATTGCCCTAAATTTCGGTCTTCCCGTAAATCATGGTACATGGAAGTTACTTTATTACCATAGGGAAGCCCTAATAATACCCCCGACAATACATCAACCATCATTTGCAGCGCATATCCCTTTGGACCGGCAATCGGTACTAAGGACGCTACTTTAAATGGATCGGTGGCAGAATTGCCATCTGCATCTATAGCCCAAGTATCAGGAATGGTTGCATGCCTCGAACGCGCATCGAGTATTTTGCCCCAAGCCTGTATCGTTGTAGCCAAATCCATCATCAGAATCCGGCCGTCTTGGCCTCGCGTGGCAAATGCGATTGGATGCGTTCCATAGTAAGATTCGGCACCGCCGTATGGAGCTGCCATCGGATCAGATTGGCACATAGCAATCCCGATCAGATTTTCCCGTGCCGCTTGCTGCACAAAATAAGATAATGCGCCCGTATGTCCGACACGTCTGACACCGATAATCGATATCCCTGTTTTTTTTGCCATCGCTATGCCCTTATCCATAGCTAGTTTGGCAGCAACATGACCCGAACCATTATCGCCATCAAAAATTCCACTACAAGGCCCTGTTTCTTTATACGAAAAATTAGGATGGGTATTCGTACCCCCTTTCGAGATTCTTTCCGCATAATATTCTACGCGCATAGCTCCATGTGAATGAATTCCTCTGGCATCTGCATGCACCAAAACGTCGGCAACAATATCGGCATGTTCTTCTTCCAAACCTGCTCTGTGAAGTTTTTTCTTCATTAATTCTTTTAACTCAGCCCTTGATAATCTCATATCATGCACCTCCAAAATAATATAATGTCTATTTTCATAAATCAGTCTATATAAGCTAATTCATACAATGTGCCCACTAACGCTTTTACCCCATCCGCCAAGTCGCCAGGATTTGTATATTCCAATGGGGAATGACTAATTCCCTTATGACTTGGAACAAATAACATCGCCGTCGGTATTGCCCTGGCCATGATCTGTGAATCATGGCCTGCACCGCTATGCATTATTTTATAGCTTAGCCCATTCTTCTCACACTGCCCTTTCAGCACTTTCACAATTCCAGGATCCATGGGAACCGGATCAGCATCCATCCACATATCAATATGAATATCTACTCCCGCCTGAGCAGCAATTTCCCTCATTCTGGCAGTTACATTTTCAGTAAATTCAACCAAAATGTTTTTATCCGTATGCCGTGCATCTAAAGTAAATAAAGTTTTTCCCGGAACAACATTTACAATATTAGGTTCCACATCTACTTTGCCGATGGTAGCCACCAGCGGATCGCCATAATTTTTCGTTATGGCTATAACTTCACAAATCATTCGGCTTGCCGCATAAATGGCATCTCTGCGATAGCCCATAGGAGTCGTCCCCGCATGATTGGCTTCGCCGATAATCTCAATAGTGAAACGTCGTTGACCTACAATATGTTCAACAATTCCTACCGATTTTTTTTCAATTTCCAAAACGCCACCCTGTTCTACGTGTACTTCCAAAAATGCCTTTAAATCTTTACGCAAAGCACTGCCTTCCGGCCTAAAAGCAAAACCGGCTTTCCTCATAGCCTCAACAAAGAGAATCCCATCAAAATCAACCATTTTTTCCACATCTTCACGTTTAGCAATACCTAAAATATTCTTGGACCCCCAAAAAACATAAGGGAATCTGCTGCCTTCCTCTTCGGCCATCGATACCACTTCCACATTGCGCAAGGGTTGTCCATAATGCTTTTTCAAATACATAAGCGCAATAATTCCGGCAACTATTCCAAACTGACCGTCATATAGCCCGCCATTTTTTACCGTGTCAATATGTGAACCTGTTAAAATAGTTTGATCCGGGTATTTGGTTCCTGCTAATCGTCCAAACAAATTACCAACGTCATCATATTGAACAGCAAGACCTTTTTGCTGCATATACTGTTCCAGCGCTTTCTGCGCTTCAGTCCACTCCGGTCGATACAGGAAGCGCGAGACTCCACCTTCAGGATCTTTGCCATACTCGCCCAGCCACTTCAAAAGTTTCTCGGTTTCCTGTCCAAAATCAAACGTATTCATTGTTCCCCTCCGTCAAATTATATTTTTCATATTATACAAAAGTCTGAAAAAGGTTTTCAGACTTTTACGTTGCCCGTCTCAGATCAGTTAATTTTCGGTAAAATCGTATTCATTTCAAAATTTTCCGTTAATTTGTAAGCTAATTATACTGAATTATTCTACTTTTCTGCCAGTGCATAAATTGCAAATAACTCTAGGAAAAATGTGCAAAATGCATATATAAAAAAACGGCTGTCATAACAGCCGTTTCATTTATAGATAACCTAATTTCCGGAATAATATACTATATAACTAGTAATGATTAAAAATTGTTCCAATTACAACTATCCACAGCCCATGTCTCGTACATCCATTTTATTCGATGATGAAAAACTAAAAGTAATCTTGGATTAATCAGTATCAAATACGACCCCTTACTGCGATTAGACATTTCTGTTTGCTTACGGCCCTGACGTATCTTTTTTATGTGATTGGTAATTCTAAGAAAAAGTCGTTCGCCAACAGAGTACCGATTATGCCAAGTCTATATCATGAAATTGATATGCATTTCGCATATCCCCGCTAAAAATTGAAAGGGATATATCTAAGTATGTCGAATTAATAATTGTATATTATTAAGACGAGGGATTGACATGTATCTGCTTATTAAAGATGTTCTACAACTTTTTCAAAATAAATCGATCTCCTTGGTTGCAGGTTTTGCCGGATTAGATAACATCGTATCATCCGCAAATATTATGGATGCACCGGATATATTGAATTGGGTAAAGCCTGGCGATCTAATATTGACTACTGCCTATATCGTAAAAGACAATCCTGTTTTGCAAGAGCGTTTAATAAGAGAGCTTTCTACCATCGGTGCCGCTGGACT
This Pelorhabdus rhamnosifermentans DNA region includes the following protein-coding sequences:
- the allB gene encoding allantoinase AllB, whose product is MGKRYDLVIRNGNLVFPDGIKKLDVAVYDGIIAEIAPEIMGSAAETVDAAGKYVFAGATDGHVHFNDPGRTEWETIKTGSSALAAGGGVAYFDMPLNCNPCTLDAKNFQAKLAVAQKESLVDYGFWGGFTPGNLDKLEELAECGVIGFKAFSCFSGIDEFEGADDYTALVGMERLAKLGLPLMVHCENAQLTKKFTELALAQNRTGVRDYFAAHAPITEIESVSRMIAFAEGTGCKLIIAHVSLARSVELVTEARKRGVDVQCETIGHYLILTDEDVERLGTIAKCSPPIRDAQNQAKMWGKLLNGEIDFVSSDHSPCDPKLKNGPFLKVWGGISACQTTLTGLLTHAYRERKVPLTDIAELTSHKVNEIFKIKGKGKIAVGYDGDFALVDLDKQFTLQAEDLFYKHKVSPYVGDSFHGAVVQTILRGTTVFKDGKIVSRPIGKLLRPSF
- the allB gene encoding allantoinase AllB, whose amino-acid sequence is MFDLVVKNGKVVASDRVFAASICVQDGKIAAIVAPGTSLEAKRVMDVKGNYVFPGAIDSHAHLNDPGYNWREDYAHGTAAAAVGGYTTVVDMPLQNEPALTDGYIFDKKLAHVAPNAYVDYCFWGGLVDYNFASLKELNAKGCVAFKSFIGPVSPDYVTLSIGQAKEALEILKTCDARAGFHCEDYSIIKWEEQRAQRKKQNNWQDFLDSRPVIAELIATENIIELARTLKAKVHICHVSHPRVAKAIQEAQMNGVDVTGETCGHYLAFTDQDVLKNGSLFKCAPPLREAAAVEELWKYVENGTLSCIGSDHSPCELSEKSEETHGIFGAWGGLSSIQSTMQAVFSEGVVKRGYCPTILARALSEGPAKAFGIYGKKGAIKVGFDADLVIFDTKKEWEITPDSLYYVNKISAFVGLKGVGLPVCTLVRGQVVTENGQLVGQKGFGQFVKKTNK
- the allD gene encoding ureidoglycolate dehydrogenase translates to MRLSRAELKELMKKKLHRAGLEEEHADIVADVLVHADARGIHSHGAMRVEYYAERISKGGTNTHPNFSYKETGPCSGIFDGDNGSGHVAAKLAMDKGIAMAKKTGISIIGVRRVGHTGALSYFVQQAARENLIGIAMCQSDPMAAPYGGAESYYGTHPIAFATRGQDGRILMMDLATTIQAWGKILDARSRHATIPDTWAIDADGNSATDPFKVASLVPIAGPKGYALQMMVDVLSGVLLGLPYGNKVTSMYHDLREDRNLGQLNIVINPAYFTDLNQFLQNITNMMDELNKIKPAPGFTKVYYPGQRSLLREEESERNGIEIVDEIYNYLVSDVIHRNLYDHKGAFAK
- the allC gene encoding allantoate deiminase, yielding MNTFDFGQETEKLLKWLGEYGKDPEGGVSRFLYRPEWTEAQKALEQYMQQKGLAVQYDDVGNLFGRLAGTKYPDQTILTGSHIDTVKNGGLYDGQFGIVAGIIALMYLKKHYGQPLRNVEVVSMAEEEGSRFPYVFWGSKNILGIAKREDVEKMVDFDGILFVEAMRKAGFAFRPEGSALRKDLKAFLEVHVEQGGVLEIEKKSVGIVEHIVGQRRFTIEIIGEANHAGTTPMGYRRDAIYAASRMICEVIAITKNYGDPLVATIGKVDVEPNIVNVVPGKTLFTLDARHTDKNILVEFTENVTARMREIAAQAGVDIHIDMWMDADPVPMDPGIVKVLKGQCEKNGLSYKIMHSGAGHDSQIMARAIPTAMLFVPSHKGISHSPLEYTNPGDLADGVKALVGTLYELAYID